The Bosea sp. F3-2 genome window below encodes:
- a CDS encoding FdhF/YdeP family oxidoreductase encodes MGIVKSVRPYDSPAGGWGALKAMGEALAEQDIAISGMATLARMNQHGGFDCPGCGWGDPKRTSPFEYCENGGKAVAWEATAKRCTPDFFAAHTVTELGGLSDFELEMEGRLTHPMRYSAETDTYVPVQWEEAFAIVARNLNALPDPNMAEFYTSGRASNEAAFLYQLFAREYGTNNFPDCSNMCHEATSVGLPASIGVGKGTVLLDDFDRADCILIFGQNPGTNSPRMMTSLRNASRRGASILSFNPFRERALERFQSPQNPVEMATLTSTPISSRLYQVRIGGDLALLKGMMKYLVEADAAARDQERAPVLDWDFIRGHTTGIDELIGDLNAVNWADIERISGIAKADIAQAAEIYMKAKRAIFVYGMGITQHRHGTQNVQQIANLALLRGNVGRAGSGICPVRGHSNVQGDRTVGITEIPTPEFLDRLKARFGFEPPRAHGHNVVTALESMVRGEARVFIGLGGNFAAAIPDWQLTQDAMRKLDLTVHISTKLNRSHLVHGREALILPCLGRTETDIQLGGPQSITVEDSMSMVHASTGHNVPASDHLRSEPAIIAGMARATLAARSKVAWEKLIGDYSLIREDIEAVFPMFQGYNARIREPGGFHLTSLARERVWATSTARANLIVHEGLGEDPALGDPDALWLTSVRSHDQYNTTLYSLSDRYRGVYGQRDVIFLNEREMQKRGLSADDRVDIVTLSTDGMERAVRGFRVVAYAFPDGGCAAYYPETNPLVPLYAHDPQSFTPSSKAVPVRIVRSLAEKGAH; translated from the coding sequence ATGGGCATCGTGAAGTCCGTTCGCCCGTACGACAGCCCCGCTGGCGGCTGGGGCGCCCTCAAGGCCATGGGAGAAGCGCTGGCCGAGCAGGATATCGCGATTTCGGGGATGGCTACGCTCGCGCGCATGAACCAGCATGGCGGTTTTGACTGCCCTGGCTGTGGATGGGGAGACCCGAAGCGGACATCGCCCTTCGAGTACTGCGAGAATGGTGGAAAGGCCGTCGCCTGGGAGGCTACGGCCAAGCGCTGCACGCCCGATTTCTTTGCCGCCCATACGGTGACCGAGCTCGGCGGCCTGAGCGACTTCGAACTGGAGATGGAAGGGCGCCTCACGCACCCAATGCGCTATTCGGCCGAGACCGACACCTATGTGCCGGTGCAGTGGGAGGAGGCATTCGCGATCGTTGCCCGCAACCTCAATGCGCTGCCCGATCCCAACATGGCAGAGTTCTACACCTCCGGTCGAGCTTCGAACGAGGCTGCCTTTCTTTACCAGCTTTTCGCCCGGGAATACGGCACCAACAACTTCCCCGATTGCTCGAACATGTGCCACGAGGCGACGAGTGTGGGGCTGCCCGCGTCGATCGGAGTCGGCAAGGGCACTGTGCTGCTTGACGATTTCGATCGGGCCGACTGCATCCTGATCTTCGGTCAAAATCCCGGCACCAATAGCCCGCGGATGATGACGAGCCTGCGCAATGCGTCGCGCCGTGGCGCGTCCATCCTCTCGTTCAATCCATTTCGGGAGCGGGCGCTGGAGCGCTTTCAGTCACCGCAGAATCCGGTCGAAATGGCGACGCTCACCTCGACTCCGATCAGTTCCCGCCTCTACCAAGTGCGCATCGGCGGCGACCTGGCGCTGCTCAAGGGAATGATGAAATACCTCGTCGAGGCGGATGCGGCCGCACGCGATCAGGAACGCGCGCCGGTCCTCGATTGGGATTTCATCCGTGGTCATACGACAGGAATCGACGAATTGATCGGCGATCTGAACGCTGTGAACTGGGCGGACATCGAACGCATCTCCGGCATCGCGAAAGCCGATATCGCGCAGGCGGCCGAGATCTACATGAAGGCCAAGCGGGCCATCTTCGTTTACGGCATGGGCATCACCCAGCACCGCCACGGCACCCAGAATGTCCAGCAGATCGCCAATCTCGCGCTCCTGCGCGGCAATGTCGGCCGGGCAGGCAGTGGTATTTGCCCCGTGCGCGGCCATTCCAACGTGCAAGGGGATCGCACGGTCGGCATCACGGAAATCCCCACCCCGGAGTTCCTCGACCGTCTGAAGGCCCGGTTCGGGTTCGAGCCGCCCCGCGCACATGGCCACAACGTCGTCACCGCACTCGAGTCAATGGTGCGTGGCGAGGCACGCGTGTTCATCGGGCTCGGAGGCAACTTCGCTGCCGCCATCCCGGACTGGCAGTTGACCCAGGATGCGATGCGCAAGCTCGACCTGACGGTCCATATCTCGACGAAGCTCAACCGCAGCCATCTCGTTCACGGTCGGGAGGCGCTCATTCTCCCCTGCCTCGGCCGCACCGAGACCGACATCCAGTTGGGCGGCCCTCAGTCCATCACCGTCGAGGATTCGATGTCGATGGTGCATGCGTCGACGGGACATAATGTGCCGGCCTCCGACCATCTGCGGAGCGAGCCGGCCATCATCGCCGGCATGGCACGCGCGACGCTCGCCGCCCGCTCCAAGGTCGCGTGGGAGAAACTGATCGGCGATTATTCGCTTATTCGCGAAGATATCGAAGCCGTCTTCCCAATGTTCCAGGGATACAACGCCCGCATCCGTGAGCCTGGCGGCTTCCATCTCACCTCACTGGCTCGCGAGCGCGTCTGGGCGACGTCGACAGCCAGGGCGAACCTCATCGTCCATGAGGGTCTCGGCGAAGATCCCGCACTGGGGGACCCCGATGCGCTCTGGCTCACATCCGTGCGCAGCCATGATCAGTATAACACGACGCTCTATTCGCTTTCGGATCGCTATCGCGGTGTCTACGGCCAGCGCGACGTGATCTTTCTCAATGAACGCGAAATGCAGAAGCGCGGCCTGTCAGCCGATGATCGCGTCGACATCGTGACGCTATCGACGGACGGCATGGAGCGTGCGGTCCGCGGCTTTCGGGTCGTGGCCTATGCATTCCCGGATGGGGGTTGCGCGGCCTACTACCCTGAGACCAATCCGCTGGTGCCGCTCTACGCCCATGATCCGCAAAGCTTCACCCCATCGTCCAAGGCGGTGCCGGTCCGCATCGTGCGGTCGCTCGCGGAAAAGGGAGCGCACTGA
- a CDS encoding winged helix-turn-helix domain-containing protein, with the protein MRGRTLDLLVALVERAGDIVTKGELLASAWPGLFVEEANLRVQMTALRRVLGDGQDGRQYIINIARRGYSFVADVTFTEVAERVAPPSRSKRQNLPFNLSSVLGRGAAVAAIGQELAHRRFVSVVGPGGVGKTTVALDVARVALAQDGAEAIDVVVMVELAQIIETALVEDAVASAIGMTLGTGAPQLNEKLPIERGLLILDNCEQVVATAAALAERLLATNPELRLLVTSREPLRAKGEHVFRLPGLEVPPREVGEATANVLAYPAARLFVERAAATLGTYAPAPEEIADIVAICRRLDGLPLAIELAAGRVDAFGVKGLAERLDDVFRLLVSGRRTALPRHQTLQATLAWSYDHLSPAEQITLCRLSIFAGHFSLDAASKVAAIEEASWATIENLTSLVSKSLVAADFSQAIPRYRLLEVTRAYALEKLRGAGGLERLSRRHATYMKDLIATAEQDWPRAQPDDWLATFAGQLDNVRAALDWCFGPKGDREIGVALTVSSAVLWFQQSLVTECRARFERAVSSLGEGAPLDLARQVSLMTALGTALLYTIGPGSEAEEPMQVACQAARKAGSVELQLRAIWGLWAVTFCSGRHDAALEIARDFAKLAGTIGDGAQGADLVIANRLMGMSLLFLGRVEEAAVALEAALGGGISANTIVRMQYDQELNGRAFYSVTLWLLGLQDQASALATRNTADARARGHATTLALNLVDSGCPVAFYCGEAEMLAERLDLLADISSRHSFGPWRAWCRCYRGSFHLLNGDFSQAAEELAAGLEALEQTRWPVRRALFLGHYAQALDGLGRVGDATARAEEAISFCRTTGESWILPELLHIRAGIIAPERPHAALASLDEAWRAAQGAGMRSWALRCATAAARFAPQKVQIVERLSGLVAAFGEGHAKPDYRNAREVLGRYATSHTNV; encoded by the coding sequence ATGCGCGGACGGACGCTGGACCTCCTGGTTGCATTGGTGGAGCGTGCCGGCGATATCGTTACAAAGGGGGAGCTACTGGCCAGTGCGTGGCCCGGTCTTTTCGTCGAAGAAGCCAATCTTCGGGTACAGATGACGGCGCTTCGGCGCGTGCTCGGCGACGGTCAGGACGGACGCCAGTACATCATCAATATCGCCAGGCGCGGCTACAGCTTCGTGGCCGACGTCACGTTCACCGAAGTTGCGGAGCGTGTCGCACCGCCAAGCCGGTCGAAAAGGCAAAACCTGCCTTTCAACCTTTCGTCTGTGCTGGGACGCGGCGCGGCAGTGGCGGCGATCGGCCAAGAGCTTGCTCACCGCCGCTTTGTCAGCGTGGTCGGTCCCGGCGGAGTTGGCAAGACCACGGTTGCGCTCGACGTGGCTCGCGTGGCGCTGGCACAGGATGGCGCAGAAGCCATCGACGTCGTCGTGATGGTCGAGCTGGCACAGATCATCGAAACGGCGCTTGTGGAAGACGCGGTCGCATCCGCGATTGGTATGACTCTTGGGACGGGGGCGCCGCAACTCAACGAGAAGTTGCCGATCGAACGCGGCCTGTTGATCCTCGATAATTGCGAGCAAGTTGTTGCCACCGCCGCTGCATTGGCCGAACGGCTCCTCGCCACCAATCCCGAATTGCGGCTTCTTGTCACCAGTCGCGAACCATTGCGGGCAAAGGGTGAGCATGTCTTCCGGCTGCCTGGATTAGAGGTGCCGCCCCGGGAGGTCGGCGAGGCGACCGCCAATGTGCTCGCCTATCCGGCAGCTCGCTTGTTCGTCGAGCGTGCCGCTGCCACGCTTGGTACCTACGCGCCGGCCCCCGAAGAGATCGCGGACATCGTCGCGATCTGTCGCCGTCTTGATGGGTTGCCGCTGGCGATCGAACTGGCGGCGGGGCGCGTGGACGCCTTTGGAGTCAAGGGACTGGCGGAGCGGCTCGACGACGTCTTTCGCCTGCTGGTGTCGGGACGTCGCACCGCCCTGCCGCGCCACCAAACGCTGCAAGCGACCTTGGCCTGGAGCTACGACCACCTCAGCCCAGCCGAGCAGATCACGCTGTGCCGGCTTTCCATCTTCGCGGGTCATTTCTCGCTGGACGCGGCGAGCAAGGTTGCCGCGATCGAGGAAGCGAGCTGGGCGACGATCGAGAATCTCACAAGTCTCGTCTCGAAATCACTTGTCGCCGCCGATTTCTCCCAGGCGATACCCCGTTATCGCCTACTGGAGGTTACCCGCGCCTATGCGCTGGAGAAGCTCAGGGGAGCCGGCGGCCTCGAGCGGTTGAGCCGTCGCCACGCCACCTATATGAAGGACCTGATCGCAACCGCCGAGCAGGACTGGCCGCGCGCGCAGCCAGATGATTGGCTCGCCACCTTTGCCGGCCAGCTAGACAATGTTCGTGCCGCACTCGATTGGTGCTTCGGCCCGAAGGGCGACCGCGAGATCGGGGTGGCGTTAACCGTCTCCTCGGCCGTGCTGTGGTTTCAGCAGTCGCTGGTGACTGAGTGCCGGGCGCGCTTCGAGCGCGCCGTTTCTAGCTTGGGCGAGGGCGCGCCCCTCGACTTGGCTCGCCAGGTGTCATTGATGACCGCGCTAGGCACGGCACTGCTCTATACCATCGGACCGGGGAGCGAGGCCGAGGAGCCGATGCAGGTGGCCTGCCAAGCCGCTCGTAAGGCGGGCAGCGTCGAGTTGCAGTTGCGGGCAATCTGGGGACTGTGGGCTGTCACTTTCTGCTCCGGCCGTCACGACGCCGCACTGGAGATCGCTCGCGATTTCGCCAAGCTCGCCGGCACAATCGGTGATGGCGCGCAGGGCGCTGATCTCGTCATTGCCAATCGCCTCATGGGCATGTCGCTCCTGTTCCTAGGTCGTGTCGAAGAGGCGGCGGTCGCTCTTGAGGCGGCGCTCGGCGGCGGCATCTCGGCCAATACTATCGTCCGTATGCAGTACGATCAGGAGCTGAACGGGCGCGCATTCTATTCGGTGACACTATGGCTGCTCGGCCTTCAGGATCAGGCGTCGGCGCTCGCGACCCGCAATACGGCCGATGCGCGCGCGCGGGGGCACGCCACCACCTTGGCGCTCAACCTCGTCGATTCCGGCTGTCCGGTCGCCTTCTACTGTGGCGAGGCGGAGATGCTGGCCGAGCGGCTCGATTTGTTGGCCGATATCTCCAGCCGACATTCGTTCGGACCATGGCGGGCTTGGTGCCGGTGCTATCGCGGCTCGTTCCATCTCCTGAACGGTGACTTCTCGCAGGCGGCGGAGGAGCTGGCGGCCGGTCTCGAAGCTTTGGAGCAAACGCGCTGGCCGGTCCGCAGGGCTCTGTTCCTTGGTCATTACGCGCAAGCTCTCGACGGCCTCGGCAGGGTGGGCGACGCGACGGCGCGTGCAGAGGAGGCGATCAGTTTCTGTCGCACCACCGGGGAAAGTTGGATCCTGCCGGAATTGCTCCACATCCGCGCCGGTATCATCGCGCCGGAGCGGCCTCACGCGGCACTTGCGAGCCTCGATGAAGCGTGGCGAGCCGCCCAGGGGGCTGGCATGCGGTCATGGGCGTTGCGCTGCGCGACGGCAGCGGCGAGGTTCGCGCCGCAAAAGGTTCAAATCGTGGAACGGCTGAGCGGGCTCGTCGCTGCGTTTGGCGAGGGCCATGCCAAGCCGGACTATCGCAACGCGCGAGAAGTGCTCGGCCGTTATGCGACCAGTCATACGAATGTATAA
- the cydB gene encoding cytochrome d ubiquinol oxidase subunit II — MIWQFFTDHAPLLFGALAAFCVTVYVLADGLDLGVGILFLAAPRNADRDLMMASIEPVWDGNETWLVMGGTLLFAVFPAGYYVLLPAFYLPIMFMLFALIFRGVAFGFRLQATRFRFVWDAAFAGGSILATLCQGMILGGLVTGVPVDNGMFTGGTFSSFTLLGLLCGVGLLGGYGLIGAGWLIWKTDGPTQVFAREIAHAALILVAIMMLLVSAWSAWSVPEVAARWFSWPNLILLAPVPLVTLAVIASIWRGLWRGADARTFLLSLGLFMLGLLGLVVSLWPYVVPRSVTVWDGISDPQSLAFIMAGVVLILPVVLVYQAHAYWVFRGKTGLADGYGGGAISTKA, encoded by the coding sequence ATGATCTGGCAGTTCTTTACCGACCACGCTCCCCTCCTTTTCGGCGCGCTCGCGGCTTTCTGCGTGACTGTCTACGTGCTGGCAGATGGTCTCGACCTGGGCGTTGGAATTCTCTTTCTCGCTGCTCCGCGCAATGCCGACCGCGATCTGATGATGGCGAGCATAGAACCTGTTTGGGATGGTAACGAGACCTGGCTGGTGATGGGCGGTACATTGCTGTTCGCCGTCTTTCCTGCCGGGTACTATGTGCTGCTGCCGGCGTTCTATCTGCCGATCATGTTCATGCTTTTTGCCTTGATTTTCCGCGGTGTCGCATTCGGATTCCGACTCCAGGCGACCCGCTTCCGCTTTGTGTGGGACGCCGCTTTCGCGGGAGGCTCGATCCTGGCCACGTTGTGCCAAGGCATGATCCTGGGTGGTCTTGTGACGGGCGTTCCGGTTGACAACGGGATGTTTACCGGTGGCACGTTCAGTTCCTTCACTCTGCTTGGGTTGTTGTGCGGGGTTGGTCTTCTGGGCGGATATGGGCTGATCGGCGCCGGCTGGTTGATCTGGAAAACCGACGGGCCGACACAGGTGTTTGCCCGTGAGATAGCTCATGCCGCCCTCATCCTCGTCGCCATCATGATGCTGCTGGTCAGCGCCTGGAGCGCCTGGAGCGTCCCGGAGGTTGCCGCGCGTTGGTTCTCCTGGCCCAACCTCATCCTGCTCGCACCGGTGCCTCTGGTCACTCTCGCGGTTATTGCGTCCATCTGGCGCGGCCTATGGCGTGGCGCGGACGCCCGCACCTTCCTGCTGTCGCTCGGCTTGTTTATGCTCGGCCTGTTGGGCTTGGTGGTCAGCCTCTGGCCCTATGTCGTACCACGCAGCGTGACAGTATGGGACGGCATTTCCGACCCGCAATCACTGGCCTTCATCATGGCAGGCGTTGTCCTGATCTTGCCGGTCGTCCTTGTCTATCAGGCGCATGCCTATTGGGTTTTCCGCGGCAAGACCGGCCTTGCCGACGGATATGGTGGTGGTGCGATCAGCACCAAGGCTTGA
- the poxB gene encoding ubiquinone-dependent pyruvate dehydrogenase yields MSRNVADLIVETLDQAGVERIYGVVGDSLNGLTEALRQTGKIEWVHVRHEEVAAFAAAGESQITGNLAVCAGSCGPGNLHLINGLYDAQRSRTPVLAIAAQIPSAEIGGGYFQETHPQNLFRECSVYCELVSDPSQMPYVLENAIRAAVGERGVAVIVIPGDVALKPAPHRAVSPVAGLLPPVPVVTPGDAQVEALAAMLNGAERVTLFCGRGCAGAHPQLMQLAETLKSPIVHALGGKEHVEYDNPYDVGLTGFIGFASGYEAMHACDTLLMLGTDFPYKQFLPTGIKIAQVDIRAAQLGRRCKLDLGVVGDVGATIDALLPRLSVKQDRLHLDHSLARYATSRDGLDALARGTPGRKPIHPQYLAKVVSEVAADDAAFTFDVGTPTIWAARYLKMNGKRRLVGSLVHGSMANAMPQAIGIQAAQRERQVISLSGDGGFTMLMGDLITLKQENLPVKIVIFNNGVLGFVALEMKASGFVELGTDLQNPDFAAMARAMGIHGVRVEDPGDLPGAVADVLAHDGPAVLDVVTATQELSMPPTIGLEEVKGFSLWMLRAVMSGRGDEVIDLAKQNLLPR; encoded by the coding sequence ATGTCACGAAACGTCGCCGATCTCATTGTTGAAACCCTCGATCAGGCCGGTGTGGAGCGCATCTATGGCGTCGTGGGTGACAGCCTCAACGGGCTGACCGAAGCCTTACGCCAGACCGGCAAGATCGAATGGGTGCATGTCCGGCATGAGGAAGTGGCAGCTTTCGCAGCGGCCGGCGAATCACAGATCACCGGCAACCTCGCCGTCTGCGCCGGATCCTGCGGGCCGGGCAATCTGCATCTGATCAACGGTCTCTACGATGCCCAGCGCAGCCGCACGCCGGTGCTTGCCATCGCCGCACAAATCCCGTCGGCCGAGATCGGCGGTGGCTATTTCCAGGAGACGCATCCGCAAAATCTGTTCCGCGAATGCAGCGTCTACTGTGAGCTCGTCTCCGACCCGAGCCAGATGCCCTATGTGCTGGAGAACGCGATCCGGGCGGCCGTTGGCGAACGCGGCGTCGCCGTCATCGTCATCCCCGGCGACGTGGCGCTCAAGCCCGCGCCCCACCGAGCCGTCTCGCCGGTCGCCGGTCTTCTTCCGCCGGTACCGGTGGTCACCCCTGGCGATGCGCAGGTCGAGGCGCTCGCCGCCATGCTCAATGGCGCAGAGCGCGTGACACTCTTCTGCGGTCGCGGCTGCGCCGGCGCGCATCCCCAACTGATGCAGCTTGCCGAGACGCTCAAGAGCCCCATCGTGCATGCACTCGGCGGCAAGGAGCATGTCGAATACGACAATCCCTACGATGTCGGCCTGACCGGTTTCATCGGCTTCGCCTCGGGTTACGAGGCGATGCATGCCTGTGACACCCTGCTGATGCTGGGCACCGACTTTCCCTATAAGCAGTTCCTGCCCACCGGCATCAAGATCGCCCAGGTCGATATCCGAGCAGCCCAGCTCGGGCGGCGCTGCAAGCTCGATCTCGGCGTCGTCGGCGATGTGGGTGCGACGATCGACGCCTTGCTGCCGCGCCTCTCCGTGAAGCAGGACCGGCTGCATCTGGACCACAGCCTCGCCCGCTATGCGACATCACGCGACGGCCTCGACGCGCTTGCACGCGGTACGCCGGGACGCAAGCCGATCCACCCCCAATACCTGGCGAAGGTCGTCAGCGAGGTTGCCGCCGACGATGCCGCTTTCACCTTCGACGTCGGCACGCCGACGATCTGGGCCGCGCGCTACCTCAAGATGAACGGCAAGCGGCGTCTGGTGGGCTCACTGGTGCATGGCTCCATGGCCAACGCCATGCCCCAGGCCATCGGGATCCAGGCGGCACAGCGTGAACGGCAAGTGATTTCGCTCTCCGGCGATGGCGGCTTCACCATGCTGATGGGCGACCTCATCACGCTCAAGCAGGAGAACCTGCCGGTGAAAATCGTGATCTTCAACAATGGCGTGCTGGGCTTCGTCGCGTTGGAGATGAAGGCGTCGGGCTTTGTCGAGCTCGGTACCGACCTGCAGAACCCGGATTTCGCCGCGATGGCCCGCGCCATGGGAATCCATGGCGTGCGGGTCGAGGATCCCGGCGATCTGCCGGGCGCGGTCGCCGACGTGCTCGCCCATGACGGGCCCGCCGTGCTCGACGTGGTGACGGCGACGCAAGAGCTGTCGATGCCGCCGACCATCGGGCTCGAGGAGGTGAAGGGCTTCAGCCTCTGGATGCTGCGCGCCGTGATGAGCGGGCGCGGCGACGAGGTGATCGATCTCGCCAAGCAGAACCTGCTGCCGCGCTGA
- a CDS encoding MFS transporter, which produces MTSTLAVETARIAPRPSGLRIALLLALLSMAGPLYIDIMPSIVAALRTEYGLDATQAGFVAASNGYGSTLGALLALFIVPRLPWRPLAIGLLLGLVAADVATTGVRSYEALVVVRAVHGVIGGLLVGLCYGLIARTADPRQAFGILFLFHFGFGGIGVFASTFLAPYMTHGVVFLVLAAFSILALLVVPFLPLFRSPQPGLERAGTDSAGIPVRNLFRIGGLFLFQAANLGLGAFLIGIGSDLGHAASFSGAAVGFGLWAGVPGALAMLAISRVYGWRPMVAVVLAAGFSKALIGLGHDQALFAFAIAAVFFAMAMALPYAFAICSDGDDSGRSAMLAGFASKLGLSTGPAIGGLVYLHGVWALIAAAIVTVIAASALFAWSLVLQRAQQSI; this is translated from the coding sequence ATGACGTCCACTCTCGCGGTCGAGACCGCTCGGATCGCGCCGCGGCCAAGCGGACTGCGGATCGCCTTGTTATTGGCTTTACTCTCCATGGCGGGGCCGCTCTACATCGACATCATGCCCTCGATAGTGGCTGCACTTCGTACCGAGTACGGCCTCGACGCGACACAGGCGGGATTCGTCGCCGCGAGCAATGGCTACGGCTCCACACTCGGTGCGCTCCTTGCTCTGTTCATCGTACCGCGTCTCCCCTGGCGACCGCTGGCAATCGGTCTCCTCCTCGGGCTGGTCGCCGCCGACGTCGCGACGACCGGCGTACGCAGCTACGAGGCGCTGGTCGTAGTCCGGGCGGTGCATGGGGTAATCGGCGGACTGCTGGTTGGTCTTTGCTACGGGTTGATCGCCCGCACCGCGGATCCTCGCCAGGCATTCGGCATCCTGTTCCTGTTCCATTTCGGCTTCGGCGGGATCGGCGTATTCGCCTCGACATTTCTCGCACCCTACATGACGCATGGCGTCGTCTTCCTGGTGCTCGCCGCCTTCAGTATTCTGGCGTTGCTCGTGGTGCCGTTCTTGCCCTTGTTCCGGTCGCCGCAGCCGGGACTTGAAAGAGCAGGCACTGACTCCGCTGGAATCCCCGTACGCAATCTGTTTCGCATTGGCGGTCTCTTCTTGTTCCAGGCGGCCAATCTCGGGTTGGGTGCCTTCTTGATCGGCATCGGCTCCGACCTCGGACATGCCGCGAGCTTTTCGGGCGCGGCTGTCGGGTTCGGACTTTGGGCGGGAGTGCCGGGCGCTCTCGCCATGTTGGCGATAAGCCGCGTCTACGGCTGGCGGCCCATGGTGGCGGTCGTGCTGGCGGCAGGCTTCAGCAAGGCGCTGATCGGACTGGGTCATGATCAGGCGCTGTTCGCGTTTGCGATTGCGGCCGTCTTCTTCGCTATGGCGATGGCACTGCCTTACGCGTTCGCGATCTGCTCCGATGGAGATGATAGCGGCAGATCGGCGATGCTGGCTGGCTTTGCCTCCAAGCTCGGCCTCTCAACGGGCCCGGCGATCGGAGGGCTTGTCTATCTGCACGGAGTTTGGGCACTTATTGCTGCGGCTATCGTCACGGTGATAGCCGCTTCGGCATTGTTCGCCTGGTCGCTGGTGCTGCAAAGGGCTCAGCAGAGCATCTGA
- a CDS encoding cytochrome ubiquinol oxidase subunit I yields MDAVQLARLQFAFTIGFHILWPTFTIGTAWFITWLSALWWRTGNQVYRDLIRFWMRIFALGFGMGVITGIVLSYEIGTNWAGFSRSVSNVLGPLFLYETLTAFFLEAGFIGIMLFGEGRVSRGAHFFACLMVAIGALISSTWIIAANSWMQTPAGAVADAQGIYHVVDWSAVIFTSSFPYRLAHMVCASFLTCSFVVAGVSAFHMWRRQHLVASRTAFSMAMWMALILAPAQIFIGDLHGRNTLAQQPTKLAAMEGLWETTRGPGMTVIGWPDMKAERNLYAIEFPHLASLYLTHSWDGEVQGLKAVPPGDRPYVPVVFFAFRIMAGIGVILLVTAITGLVLRLRRRLFYAHWFHIVAMAVTPLGFIAVLAGWTVTEAGRQPWIIYGLLRTADAVAPVTAGAVTTTLLIFFLVYNFLLLAFFWFAGRVALKGPADNALPTRERPGIDRTNAGVPTHKASSLAIGDGAGHLGA; encoded by the coding sequence ATGGATGCGGTCCAGCTTGCCCGCCTGCAATTCGCCTTCACAATCGGCTTCCACATCTTATGGCCGACTTTCACGATCGGCACCGCCTGGTTCATCACATGGCTGAGCGCCTTGTGGTGGCGGACCGGAAACCAGGTCTATCGCGACCTGATACGCTTCTGGATGCGTATCTTTGCCCTGGGTTTCGGCATGGGGGTCATTACCGGCATCGTGCTGAGCTACGAGATCGGCACTAACTGGGCCGGCTTCTCGCGCTCGGTCTCCAACGTCCTTGGCCCGCTGTTCCTCTATGAGACGTTGACGGCCTTTTTCCTGGAGGCCGGCTTCATCGGCATCATGCTGTTCGGCGAGGGCAGGGTGTCACGCGGTGCGCATTTCTTCGCCTGCCTGATGGTCGCGATCGGCGCGCTCATCAGCTCGACCTGGATCATCGCCGCCAATAGCTGGATGCAGACTCCGGCCGGGGCGGTGGCGGACGCGCAGGGCATCTACCATGTCGTCGACTGGTCCGCGGTGATCTTCACCTCGTCCTTCCCCTACCGCCTCGCGCATATGGTGTGCGCGAGCTTCCTGACCTGCTCTTTCGTCGTCGCCGGCGTGTCGGCGTTCCATATGTGGCGGCGGCAGCATCTTGTGGCGTCGCGTACGGCGTTCTCGATGGCGATGTGGATGGCTCTCATCCTTGCGCCGGCCCAAATCTTCATCGGGGACCTTCATGGGCGCAATACCCTCGCTCAGCAACCGACCAAGCTCGCCGCGATGGAAGGGCTGTGGGAGACCACCCGCGGGCCGGGAATGACGGTAATCGGGTGGCCGGACATGAAGGCCGAACGCAATCTTTATGCGATTGAGTTTCCCCATCTCGCCAGTCTCTACCTGACACACTCCTGGGACGGCGAGGTTCAGGGGCTGAAGGCCGTTCCGCCGGGCGATCGTCCCTATGTGCCGGTGGTGTTCTTCGCCTTCCGCATCATGGCGGGCATCGGGGTGATCCTGCTTGTGACCGCTATCACGGGGCTGGTCCTGCGGCTGCGTCGCCGCCTCTTCTATGCCCACTGGTTCCACATCGTTGCCATGGCCGTCACGCCGCTGGGCTTCATCGCCGTGCTGGCCGGCTGGACGGTGACGGAGGCGGGGCGGCAGCCCTGGATCATCTACGGCCTGCTGCGGACGGCCGATGCGGTCGCTCCGGTCACAGCCGGGGCCGTCACCACGACGCTTCTCATCTTCTTCCTCGTCTACAACTTTCTTCTGCTCGCCTTCTTCTGGTTCGCGGGACGCGTCGCGCTCAAGGGACCAGCCGACAACGCATTGCCGACGCGTGAGCGGCCCGGCATCGATCGAACCAATGCCGGCGTCCCCACACACAAGGCTAGCTCGCTAGCAATCGGCGATGGCGCCGGACATCTGGGAGCTTGA